In Chloracidobacterium sp., one genomic interval encodes:
- a CDS encoding VCBS repeat-containing protein has translation MNSYILRSAFFLLFAAAFPGVIFAQVGLRADLDANFRSYDLVRIDAGSTNLNFRAAAGSVSIELIEHDLRSPDYRAESDGILGRVAVERGKVNTFIGRIDGDASAISRFNRVGNGLEGFFDRGGERFFVEPAKNYSADAAPSQYVIYRLADVRADSFFSCGSIMEKKITDGRSIAFGGENLASVPKRLRIATDADQAYVNTLGSSSAANAEILGILNTIEGVYQQQLGIKISVVYQHTWTTADPFAGTTPEAAVRSFQAYWNSSLPVTEVPRDIAHLFSGKANIQSQGWAFIGVACTSPTYAYGMSGYISWAPGKYLITAHEVGHNLGANHAEVAQGCGSTIMNAQISGATPLEFCTYSRNEVANFVGQNSCLLPSVGCKYDIDGDAKADIGIFRPSVGEWWFLRSGNGSNGAAQFGTGTDKTVPADFTGDGKTDIAIWRETTGSWYILRSEDQTYYAFPFGASGDVPVPEDYDGDGRADAAVYRPSAGTWYVNRSSGGTDIVQFGTAGDVPVPADYDGDGKADAAIFRASDSTWWLKRSIAGVAAFTFGSAGDRLVPGDYTGDGKADVAIFRPSNGMWAILRSEDGSYYSLPFGLADDMPAPGDYDGDGKFDQAVFRPSNSTWYIQGSSAGTIVKQFGTAGDVPISNGYVR, from the coding sequence ATGAATTCTTACATACTTCGCTCGGCCTTCTTTTTATTGTTCGCTGCGGCCTTTCCGGGCGTCATTTTTGCTCAAGTCGGCCTTAGGGCAGACCTTGACGCAAATTTTCGCTCATACGATCTCGTGCGTATTGATGCCGGATCGACGAATCTGAATTTTCGCGCAGCGGCGGGCAGTGTCTCGATCGAGCTTATCGAACACGACCTGCGAAGCCCTGACTACCGCGCAGAATCGGACGGCATTCTCGGACGCGTTGCCGTTGAGCGCGGCAAAGTGAACACATTTATCGGCCGTATCGACGGCGATGCGTCGGCAATTTCGAGATTCAACCGTGTAGGAAACGGACTTGAGGGCTTTTTCGATCGCGGCGGCGAGCGCTTCTTTGTCGAACCTGCAAAGAACTACTCGGCGGACGCGGCCCCGTCGCAGTATGTGATCTATCGGCTCGCCGATGTTCGTGCCGACAGTTTCTTTTCATGCGGCTCAATAATGGAGAAGAAGATAACGGACGGCCGCTCGATAGCCTTCGGCGGCGAGAACCTCGCGTCCGTACCCAAACGGCTTCGCATCGCCACTGACGCCGACCAAGCGTATGTGAATACGCTCGGCAGCTCATCGGCGGCAAATGCCGAGATACTCGGCATTCTCAACACGATCGAAGGCGTCTATCAACAGCAGCTCGGCATCAAGATCTCGGTCGTTTATCAGCATACATGGACAACCGCAGATCCGTTCGCGGGCACAACGCCCGAGGCCGCGGTTCGCAGCTTTCAGGCATATTGGAACAGCAGCCTTCCCGTTACCGAAGTGCCGCGCGATATTGCACATTTGTTTTCCGGAAAGGCAAATATTCAATCGCAGGGATGGGCGTTCATCGGCGTAGCCTGCACAAGCCCGACCTACGCATACGGAATGAGCGGCTACATAAGCTGGGCACCGGGAAAATATCTGATCACCGCACACGAGGTCGGACACAACCTCGGAGCGAATCACGCCGAGGTGGCTCAGGGCTGCGGCTCTACGATCATGAATGCACAGATCAGCGGCGCTACACCGTTGGAATTCTGTACGTATTCGCGAAATGAGGTCGCGAACTTTGTCGGCCAGAACTCGTGCCTGCTGCCTTCCGTCGGATGTAAATACGATATCGACGGCGACGCAAAGGCGGATATCGGCATCTTTCGGCCAAGCGTCGGCGAATGGTGGTTCCTTCGCAGCGGCAACGGCTCGAACGGAGCCGCTCAATTCGGAACGGGCACAGACAAGACGGTGCCGGCAGACTTTACCGGCGACGGCAAAACGGATATCGCGATCTGGCGTGAAACAACAGGCTCGTGGTATATCCTCCGAAGTGAGGATCAAACATATTACGCATTTCCGTTCGGCGCCTCGGGTGATGTTCCGGTGCCGGAAGATTACGACGGCGACGGCCGTGCAGATGCCGCCGTGTATCGGCCTTCGGCCGGCACTTGGTATGTCAACCGCTCAAGCGGCGGCACCGATATCGTTCAATTCGGCACGGCGGGCGATGTACCCGTTCCTGCGGACTACGACGGCGACGGAAAGGCCGATGCAGCGATCTTCAGGGCTTCGGACTCGACATGGTGGCTCAAGCGTTCGATAGCAGGGGTCGCAGCATTCACATTCGGCTCGGCCGGCGACCGGCTGGTGCCCGGCGATTATACCGGCGACGGCAAAGCGGACGTCGCCATATTCAGGCCTTCGAATGGTATGTGGGCGATACTCCGCAGTGAGGACGGCAGCTACTACTCACTTCCGTTCGGCCTGGCCGATGATATGCCGGCACCAGGCGACTATGACGGCGACGGCAAGTTCGATCAGGCTGTATTCCGGCCTTCAAATTCGACGTGGTACATACAAGGTTCGTCGGCAGGAACTATCGTAAAGCAGTTCGGCACGGCGGGCGACGTCCCGATCTCGAACGGCTATGTCAGATAG
- a CDS encoding NUDIX domain-containing protein, whose translation MLHLLGKLWKKMPPWARLRLTRATQHKFTASAAGIVTNPQGEVLLLDHLLRPGSGWGLPGGFIQPGEQPEAALRREIREETGLELTNVSFYRVRTFKRHVEVLYRANSSGEGRILSREIKQIRWFAADDIPTEMNLDQRSLLAHVFGTEI comes from the coding sequence ATGCTTCATCTCTTGGGTAAGTTATGGAAAAAGATGCCGCCTTGGGCGCGTTTGCGCCTGACAAGGGCGACGCAGCATAAGTTTACAGCCTCGGCGGCCGGCATCGTTACCAATCCGCAAGGCGAGGTGCTGCTGCTCGACCACTTGCTGCGGCCGGGCTCGGGTTGGGGCCTTCCGGGCGGTTTTATTCAGCCGGGCGAGCAGCCTGAAGCGGCTTTGCGGCGTGAGATCCGCGAAGAGACAGGGCTGGAGCTGACGAACGTGAGCTTTTATCGCGTTCGGACGTTCAAGCGTCACGTCGAGGTGCTTTACAGGGCAAATTCCTCCGGCGAAGGCCGCATACTGAGCCGCGAGATCAAACAGATACGGTGGTTCGCGGCGGACGACATACCGACGGAGATGAATCTGGATCAACGGTCGCTGCTCGCACACGTGTTCGGGACAGAAATTTGA
- the recR gene encoding recombination protein RecR, with protein MLDHSEPVEKLIDEFKRLPGIGARSAQRLAFYILRRPAAEVESFADALRDVKARIVFCSTCNNLTDVDPCLYCTNPKRDRSQICIVEEPYNLVSIEKTRSYRGLYHILHGSLSPLRGIGPDELMLNNLIPRLRPENNQGIEIAEVIIATNPTTEGEATANYIARLLKPLGVKVTRIAMGMPVGSDLEFVDEVTMDKALANRHEI; from the coding sequence ATGCTTGACCATTCAGAGCCTGTCGAAAAACTGATCGACGAATTCAAGCGTCTGCCGGGCATTGGTGCGCGTTCGGCGCAGCGGCTTGCGTTCTACATACTTCGACGGCCTGCGGCCGAGGTCGAGTCCTTTGCCGACGCCCTTCGCGATGTAAAGGCCCGCATCGTTTTCTGCTCGACGTGCAACAATCTGACCGACGTGGACCCTTGCCTTTACTGCACAAATCCGAAACGCGACCGCTCGCAGATCTGCATCGTCGAAGAGCCGTATAATCTCGTATCCATCGAAAAGACACGATCATACCGCGGTCTTTATCACATACTGCACGGCTCACTTTCGCCGCTTCGAGGCATCGGGCCGGACGAACTGATGCTCAACAACCTGATACCGCGCCTTCGGCCCGAGAATAATCAGGGCATCGAGATCGCAGAGGTGATCATCGCGACAAACCCGACGACAGAGGGCGAGGCTACAGCGAACTATATCGCACGCCTGCTAAAGCCTTTGGGTGTAAAGGTTACACGGATAGCGATGGGAATGCCCGTAGGCTCCGATCTTGAATTTGTTGATGAAGTAACGATGGACAAAGCTCTCGCTAATCGCCACGAGATTTAG
- a CDS encoding YbaB/EbfC family nucleoid-associated protein yields MKFPGGMDIGSMMRQAQAMQEEMSREMKNTSVEAAAGGGAVTVKMRGDFEVLSVAISPDLFKEGDVEMLQDLIVAALNEARRKVEESLKGKLGGMLPPGLM; encoded by the coding sequence ATGAAATTTCCCGGTGGTATGGATATTGGCTCGATGATGCGGCAGGCTCAAGCTATGCAGGAAGAGATGAGCCGAGAGATGAAGAACACCTCGGTCGAAGCGGCCGCAGGCGGCGGTGCCGTTACCGTCAAGATGCGCGGCGATTTTGAGGTGCTGAGTGTAGCGATATCGCCCGATCTCTTTAAGGAAGGCGATGTCGAGATGCTGCAGGATCTGATCGTTGCCGCCCTTAACGAGGCTCGCCGCAAGGTCGAAGAATCACTCAAAGGCAAACTCGGCGGAATGCTGCCGCCCGGACTAATGTAG
- a CDS encoding DotU family type IV/VI secretion system protein produces the protein MSENASKNDLIAFAGPIFDLVLRLKSGIVAPSNELRPRIAGMLDDFEKRAERYRFNHKIVSVSKFALASFVDETVLTNNFPLRDEWEHNPLQLEYFGEQLAGNKFFDKLESMLRQIDVTQDAVEVYYFCMLLGFKGRYGVYEQEKLLAIMQSTANALVKAGKIHPVELSPHWLADDQPEPPKKRGMPMWAKITAFAGLGFAVIVYLIFFLMASNYLQKAVDNLQFGA, from the coding sequence ATGTCAGAAAACGCAAGTAAGAACGATCTGATCGCTTTTGCCGGGCCGATATTTGATCTGGTCCTACGGCTGAAGTCCGGAATCGTCGCGCCTTCGAACGAGTTGCGGCCGCGAATCGCGGGTATGCTTGACGACTTTGAAAAGCGTGCCGAGCGCTACCGCTTCAATCATAAGATCGTTTCGGTGTCGAAGTTCGCGCTCGCGTCCTTTGTGGACGAGACGGTGCTGACGAACAACTTCCCGCTGCGTGATGAGTGGGAGCACAATCCGCTACAGCTCGAGTATTTCGGCGAACAGCTCGCCGGCAACAAGTTCTTTGACAAGCTTGAGTCGATGCTGCGGCAGATCGACGTAACGCAGGATGCGGTCGAGGTCTATTACTTCTGTATGCTGCTTGGCTTTAAGGGGCGTTACGGCGTCTATGAGCAGGAGAAGCTGCTCGCGATCATGCAATCGACCGCCAATGCGCTCGTAAAGGCAGGCAAGATACATCCCGTTGAGCTGTCGCCGCACTGGCTGGCGGACGATCAGCCCGAGCCGCCGAAGAAGCGCGGTATGCCGATGTGGGCAAAGATAACGGCGTTCGCGGGCCTCGGCTTTGCCGTGATCGTCTATTTGATCTTCTTTTTAATGGCGTCGAATTATCTGCAGAAAGCGGTAGATAACTTGCAGTTCGGAGCGTAG